From the genome of Pseudoliparis swirei isolate HS2019 ecotype Mariana Trench chromosome 10, NWPU_hadal_v1, whole genome shotgun sequence, one region includes:
- the LOC130200303 gene encoding HMG box-containing protein 1-like isoform X1: MRMREAAGLTNGSAEDTVFTPAPFPVQGDCLVPAMVWEVVTPAALSADRTRQSARHSEPEGEHAEVMMDESHDLFRCEERLSSPGFPTSDSHMEYDDLPDLQEVREEAEPAAPLVYQVDVGVSHQERPPDTHWLTQLAHIATGPQSPLLRRGPLSVGAGLSSTSSNLHSYARPPPPRGHGRERRSTRKSSECGSAVSTRSSLSNEEDMGWSFSCPPTAWHCFLKGTRLRFHRGADVEWRDVEGLDSAEEDSGDEERSGSLKSYGCEGLQLVEHSETVLSGQAVLQLTFDPGAFGHAAMTARCQLDHPFYVKEKGRSRHDGGDVVERGPSFTLSPSFAFSRSGWSSFHPSLTVVHYGIPCYEMEAGDVCLPPGHRDAKHADNSPVLDTFRSYAFTPLDSSAVYVLSSMARRRRASQSSGGAASPDREPAAPGRGQHAAPRNEKRGAGTKRTLFGPAASRSPRRKPTESREAGAAGSGNAAATPTRCKRPMNAFMLFAKKFRVEYTRTSPGKDNRAISVLLGERWKKMRSEERRTFTVEAKALADEQKRINPDCWKRKRTNSGCQGN, from the exons ATGAGGATGAGGGAGGCCGCGGGTCTGACCAATGGGAGCGCTGAGGACACGGTGTTTACACCCGCCCCCTTTCCCGTACAAGGCGACTGTTTGG TTCCCGCGATGGTGTGGGAGGTGGTGACCCCCGCGGCGCTGTCCGCTGACCGCACGCGGCAGAGCGCGCGGCATTCAGAGCCCGAGGGCGAACACGCAG AAGTGATGATGGACGAGTCACATGACCTGTTCCGCTGTGAGGAgcgcctctcctcccccggctTCCCCACCAGTGACAGCCACATGGAATACG ACGACCTCCCAGACCTGCAGGAGGTtcgggaggaggcggagccagcgGCGCCCCTCGTCTACCAGGTGGACGTGGGCGTGTCCCACCAGGAGCGGCCTCCGGACACACACTGGCTCACCCAGCTGGCTCACATCGCCACGGGCCCTCAGAGCCCCCTGCTGCGGCGGGGGCCCCTCAGCGTTGGAGCCGGCCtctccagcaccagcagcaaTCTACATTCCTACGCCCGGCCTCCTCCCCCTAGAGGTCACGGCAGGGAGCGCCGGAGCACCAGG AAGAGCAGCGAATGCGGCTCTGCGGTGTCGACCAGATCCTCTCTGTCCAACGAGGAAGACATGGGCTGGAGCTTCTCCTGTCCACCCACGGCCTGGCACTGCTTTCttaaag GCACTCGTCTGCGTTTCCACCGCGGCGCCGACGTGGAGTGGCGGGACGTGGAGGGCCTGGACTCAGCCGAGGAAGACTCCGGCGATGAGGAGCGGTCCGGGTCTCTGAAG AGTTATGGCTGCGAGGGTCTGCAGCTGGTGGAGCATTCAGAGACCGTGCTGTCCGGTCAGGCCGTCCtccagctgacctttgaccccggcgCATTCGGCCACGCCGCCATGACGGCCCGGTGCCAGCTGGACCACCCCTTCTACGTGAAGGAGAAAGGTCGGAGCCGCCATGACGGAGGAGACGTGGTGGAACGCGGcccctctttcactctctctccatcctttgCTTTCTCCCGGTCAGGCTGGTCGTCATTTCACCCGAGCTTGACcgtggtgcattatgggatacCGTGCTACGAGATGGAGGCGGGAGACGTGTGCCTCCCGCCGGGACACAGGGACGCCAAACACGCCGACAACTCGCCGGTGCTGGACACGTTCAGGAG TTACGCCTTCACTCCTCTGGACTCCTCTGCCGTCTACGTGCTGAGCAGCATGGCGAGGCGGCGGCGCGCCTCTCAGTCCAGCGGGGGCGCCGCTTCTCCCGACAGAGAGCCGGCGGCGCCGGGCCGCGGTCAGCACGCCGCCCCGAGGAACGAGAAGAGAGGCGCGGGAACCAAGAGAACGCTCTTTGGACCCGCAGCCTCCCGCTCTCCTCGGCGCAAGCCGACCGAAAGCCGGGAAGCCGGCGCGGCGGGAAGCGGCAACGCCGCGGCCACGCCCACTCGGTGCAAGCGGCCGATGAACGCCTTCATGCTGTTCGCCAAGAAGTTCCGGGTGGAGTACACGAGGACGTCCCCGGGCAAAGACAACAG ggcgATCAGCGTCCTCCTCGGCGAGCGGTGGAAGAAAATGCGAAGCGAGGAGCGGCGGACGTTCACCGTTGAGGCCAAAGCCCTCGCCGACGAGCAGAAGAGGATCAACCCGGACTGCTGGAAACGCAAAAGAACCAACTCt GGCTGTCAGGGAAATTAa
- the LOC130200303 gene encoding HMG box-containing protein 1-like isoform X4 encodes MVWEVVTPAALSADRTRQSARHSEPEGEHAEVMMDESHDLFRCEERLSSPGFPTSDSHMEYDDLPDLQEVREEAEPAAPLVYQVDVGVSHQERPPDTHWLTQLAHIATGPQSPLLRRGPLSVGAGLSSTSSNLHSYARPPPPRGHGRERRSTRKSSECGSAVSTRSSLSNEEDMGWSFSCPPTAWHCFLKGTRLRFHRGADVEWRDVEGLDSAEEDSGDEERSGSLKSYGCEGLQLVEHSETVLSGQAVLQLTFDPGAFGHAAMTARCQLDHPFYVKEKGRSRHDGGDVVERGPSFTLSPSFAFSRSGWSSFHPSLTVVHYGIPCYEMEAGDVCLPPGHRDAKHADNSPVLDTFRSYAFTPLDSSAVYVLSSMARRRRASQSSGGAASPDREPAAPGRGQHAAPRNEKRGAGTKRTLFGPAASRSPRRKPTESREAGAAGSGNAAATPTRCKRPMNAFMLFAKKFRVEYTRTSPGKDNRAISVLLGERWKKMRSEERRTFTVEAKALADEQKRINPDCWKRKRTNSGCQGN; translated from the exons ATGGTGTGGGAGGTGGTGACCCCCGCGGCGCTGTCCGCTGACCGCACGCGGCAGAGCGCGCGGCATTCAGAGCCCGAGGGCGAACACGCAG AAGTGATGATGGACGAGTCACATGACCTGTTCCGCTGTGAGGAgcgcctctcctcccccggctTCCCCACCAGTGACAGCCACATGGAATACG ACGACCTCCCAGACCTGCAGGAGGTtcgggaggaggcggagccagcgGCGCCCCTCGTCTACCAGGTGGACGTGGGCGTGTCCCACCAGGAGCGGCCTCCGGACACACACTGGCTCACCCAGCTGGCTCACATCGCCACGGGCCCTCAGAGCCCCCTGCTGCGGCGGGGGCCCCTCAGCGTTGGAGCCGGCCtctccagcaccagcagcaaTCTACATTCCTACGCCCGGCCTCCTCCCCCTAGAGGTCACGGCAGGGAGCGCCGGAGCACCAGG AAGAGCAGCGAATGCGGCTCTGCGGTGTCGACCAGATCCTCTCTGTCCAACGAGGAAGACATGGGCTGGAGCTTCTCCTGTCCACCCACGGCCTGGCACTGCTTTCttaaag GCACTCGTCTGCGTTTCCACCGCGGCGCCGACGTGGAGTGGCGGGACGTGGAGGGCCTGGACTCAGCCGAGGAAGACTCCGGCGATGAGGAGCGGTCCGGGTCTCTGAAG AGTTATGGCTGCGAGGGTCTGCAGCTGGTGGAGCATTCAGAGACCGTGCTGTCCGGTCAGGCCGTCCtccagctgacctttgaccccggcgCATTCGGCCACGCCGCCATGACGGCCCGGTGCCAGCTGGACCACCCCTTCTACGTGAAGGAGAAAGGTCGGAGCCGCCATGACGGAGGAGACGTGGTGGAACGCGGcccctctttcactctctctccatcctttgCTTTCTCCCGGTCAGGCTGGTCGTCATTTCACCCGAGCTTGACcgtggtgcattatgggatacCGTGCTACGAGATGGAGGCGGGAGACGTGTGCCTCCCGCCGGGACACAGGGACGCCAAACACGCCGACAACTCGCCGGTGCTGGACACGTTCAGGAG TTACGCCTTCACTCCTCTGGACTCCTCTGCCGTCTACGTGCTGAGCAGCATGGCGAGGCGGCGGCGCGCCTCTCAGTCCAGCGGGGGCGCCGCTTCTCCCGACAGAGAGCCGGCGGCGCCGGGCCGCGGTCAGCACGCCGCCCCGAGGAACGAGAAGAGAGGCGCGGGAACCAAGAGAACGCTCTTTGGACCCGCAGCCTCCCGCTCTCCTCGGCGCAAGCCGACCGAAAGCCGGGAAGCCGGCGCGGCGGGAAGCGGCAACGCCGCGGCCACGCCCACTCGGTGCAAGCGGCCGATGAACGCCTTCATGCTGTTCGCCAAGAAGTTCCGGGTGGAGTACACGAGGACGTCCCCGGGCAAAGACAACAG ggcgATCAGCGTCCTCCTCGGCGAGCGGTGGAAGAAAATGCGAAGCGAGGAGCGGCGGACGTTCACCGTTGAGGCCAAAGCCCTCGCCGACGAGCAGAAGAGGATCAACCCGGACTGCTGGAAACGCAAAAGAACCAACTCt GGCTGTCAGGGAAATTAa
- the LOC130200303 gene encoding HMG box-containing protein 1-like isoform X2, which yields MRMREAAGLTNGSAEDTVFTPAPFPVQGDCLVPAMVWEVVTPAALSADRTRQSARHSEPEGEHAEVMMDESHDLFRCEERLSSPGFPTSDSHMEYDDLPDLQEVREEAEPAAPLVYQVDVGVSHQERPPDTHWLTQLAHIATGPQSPLLRRGPLSVGAGLSSTSSNLHSYARPPPPRGHGRERRSTRKSSECGSAVSTRSSLSNEEDMGWSFSCPPTAWHCFLKGTRLRFHRGADVEWRDVEGLDSAEEDSGDEERSGSLKSYGCEGLQLVEHSETVLSGQAVLQLTFDPGAFGHAAMTARCQLDHPFYVKEKGWSSFHPSLTVVHYGIPCYEMEAGDVCLPPGHRDAKHADNSPVLDTFRSYAFTPLDSSAVYVLSSMARRRRASQSSGGAASPDREPAAPGRGQHAAPRNEKRGAGTKRTLFGPAASRSPRRKPTESREAGAAGSGNAAATPTRCKRPMNAFMLFAKKFRVEYTRTSPGKDNRAISVLLGERWKKMRSEERRTFTVEAKALADEQKRINPDCWKRKRTNSGCQGN from the exons ATGAGGATGAGGGAGGCCGCGGGTCTGACCAATGGGAGCGCTGAGGACACGGTGTTTACACCCGCCCCCTTTCCCGTACAAGGCGACTGTTTGG TTCCCGCGATGGTGTGGGAGGTGGTGACCCCCGCGGCGCTGTCCGCTGACCGCACGCGGCAGAGCGCGCGGCATTCAGAGCCCGAGGGCGAACACGCAG AAGTGATGATGGACGAGTCACATGACCTGTTCCGCTGTGAGGAgcgcctctcctcccccggctTCCCCACCAGTGACAGCCACATGGAATACG ACGACCTCCCAGACCTGCAGGAGGTtcgggaggaggcggagccagcgGCGCCCCTCGTCTACCAGGTGGACGTGGGCGTGTCCCACCAGGAGCGGCCTCCGGACACACACTGGCTCACCCAGCTGGCTCACATCGCCACGGGCCCTCAGAGCCCCCTGCTGCGGCGGGGGCCCCTCAGCGTTGGAGCCGGCCtctccagcaccagcagcaaTCTACATTCCTACGCCCGGCCTCCTCCCCCTAGAGGTCACGGCAGGGAGCGCCGGAGCACCAGG AAGAGCAGCGAATGCGGCTCTGCGGTGTCGACCAGATCCTCTCTGTCCAACGAGGAAGACATGGGCTGGAGCTTCTCCTGTCCACCCACGGCCTGGCACTGCTTTCttaaag GCACTCGTCTGCGTTTCCACCGCGGCGCCGACGTGGAGTGGCGGGACGTGGAGGGCCTGGACTCAGCCGAGGAAGACTCCGGCGATGAGGAGCGGTCCGGGTCTCTGAAG AGTTATGGCTGCGAGGGTCTGCAGCTGGTGGAGCATTCAGAGACCGTGCTGTCCGGTCAGGCCGTCCtccagctgacctttgaccccggcgCATTCGGCCACGCCGCCATGACGGCCCGGTGCCAGCTGGACCACCCCTTCTACGTGAAGGAGAAAG GCTGGTCGTCATTTCACCCGAGCTTGACcgtggtgcattatgggatacCGTGCTACGAGATGGAGGCGGGAGACGTGTGCCTCCCGCCGGGACACAGGGACGCCAAACACGCCGACAACTCGCCGGTGCTGGACACGTTCAGGAG TTACGCCTTCACTCCTCTGGACTCCTCTGCCGTCTACGTGCTGAGCAGCATGGCGAGGCGGCGGCGCGCCTCTCAGTCCAGCGGGGGCGCCGCTTCTCCCGACAGAGAGCCGGCGGCGCCGGGCCGCGGTCAGCACGCCGCCCCGAGGAACGAGAAGAGAGGCGCGGGAACCAAGAGAACGCTCTTTGGACCCGCAGCCTCCCGCTCTCCTCGGCGCAAGCCGACCGAAAGCCGGGAAGCCGGCGCGGCGGGAAGCGGCAACGCCGCGGCCACGCCCACTCGGTGCAAGCGGCCGATGAACGCCTTCATGCTGTTCGCCAAGAAGTTCCGGGTGGAGTACACGAGGACGTCCCCGGGCAAAGACAACAG ggcgATCAGCGTCCTCCTCGGCGAGCGGTGGAAGAAAATGCGAAGCGAGGAGCGGCGGACGTTCACCGTTGAGGCCAAAGCCCTCGCCGACGAGCAGAAGAGGATCAACCCGGACTGCTGGAAACGCAAAAGAACCAACTCt GGCTGTCAGGGAAATTAa
- the LOC130200303 gene encoding HMG box-containing protein 1-like isoform X3, translated as MRMREAAGLTNGSAEDTVFTPAPFPVQGDCLEVMMDESHDLFRCEERLSSPGFPTSDSHMEYDDLPDLQEVREEAEPAAPLVYQVDVGVSHQERPPDTHWLTQLAHIATGPQSPLLRRGPLSVGAGLSSTSSNLHSYARPPPPRGHGRERRSTRKSSECGSAVSTRSSLSNEEDMGWSFSCPPTAWHCFLKGTRLRFHRGADVEWRDVEGLDSAEEDSGDEERSGSLKSYGCEGLQLVEHSETVLSGQAVLQLTFDPGAFGHAAMTARCQLDHPFYVKEKGRSRHDGGDVVERGPSFTLSPSFAFSRSGWSSFHPSLTVVHYGIPCYEMEAGDVCLPPGHRDAKHADNSPVLDTFRSYAFTPLDSSAVYVLSSMARRRRASQSSGGAASPDREPAAPGRGQHAAPRNEKRGAGTKRTLFGPAASRSPRRKPTESREAGAAGSGNAAATPTRCKRPMNAFMLFAKKFRVEYTRTSPGKDNRAISVLLGERWKKMRSEERRTFTVEAKALADEQKRINPDCWKRKRTNSGCQGN; from the exons ATGAGGATGAGGGAGGCCGCGGGTCTGACCAATGGGAGCGCTGAGGACACGGTGTTTACACCCGCCCCCTTTCCCGTACAAGGCGACTGTTTGG AAGTGATGATGGACGAGTCACATGACCTGTTCCGCTGTGAGGAgcgcctctcctcccccggctTCCCCACCAGTGACAGCCACATGGAATACG ACGACCTCCCAGACCTGCAGGAGGTtcgggaggaggcggagccagcgGCGCCCCTCGTCTACCAGGTGGACGTGGGCGTGTCCCACCAGGAGCGGCCTCCGGACACACACTGGCTCACCCAGCTGGCTCACATCGCCACGGGCCCTCAGAGCCCCCTGCTGCGGCGGGGGCCCCTCAGCGTTGGAGCCGGCCtctccagcaccagcagcaaTCTACATTCCTACGCCCGGCCTCCTCCCCCTAGAGGTCACGGCAGGGAGCGCCGGAGCACCAGG AAGAGCAGCGAATGCGGCTCTGCGGTGTCGACCAGATCCTCTCTGTCCAACGAGGAAGACATGGGCTGGAGCTTCTCCTGTCCACCCACGGCCTGGCACTGCTTTCttaaag GCACTCGTCTGCGTTTCCACCGCGGCGCCGACGTGGAGTGGCGGGACGTGGAGGGCCTGGACTCAGCCGAGGAAGACTCCGGCGATGAGGAGCGGTCCGGGTCTCTGAAG AGTTATGGCTGCGAGGGTCTGCAGCTGGTGGAGCATTCAGAGACCGTGCTGTCCGGTCAGGCCGTCCtccagctgacctttgaccccggcgCATTCGGCCACGCCGCCATGACGGCCCGGTGCCAGCTGGACCACCCCTTCTACGTGAAGGAGAAAGGTCGGAGCCGCCATGACGGAGGAGACGTGGTGGAACGCGGcccctctttcactctctctccatcctttgCTTTCTCCCGGTCAGGCTGGTCGTCATTTCACCCGAGCTTGACcgtggtgcattatgggatacCGTGCTACGAGATGGAGGCGGGAGACGTGTGCCTCCCGCCGGGACACAGGGACGCCAAACACGCCGACAACTCGCCGGTGCTGGACACGTTCAGGAG TTACGCCTTCACTCCTCTGGACTCCTCTGCCGTCTACGTGCTGAGCAGCATGGCGAGGCGGCGGCGCGCCTCTCAGTCCAGCGGGGGCGCCGCTTCTCCCGACAGAGAGCCGGCGGCGCCGGGCCGCGGTCAGCACGCCGCCCCGAGGAACGAGAAGAGAGGCGCGGGAACCAAGAGAACGCTCTTTGGACCCGCAGCCTCCCGCTCTCCTCGGCGCAAGCCGACCGAAAGCCGGGAAGCCGGCGCGGCGGGAAGCGGCAACGCCGCGGCCACGCCCACTCGGTGCAAGCGGCCGATGAACGCCTTCATGCTGTTCGCCAAGAAGTTCCGGGTGGAGTACACGAGGACGTCCCCGGGCAAAGACAACAG ggcgATCAGCGTCCTCCTCGGCGAGCGGTGGAAGAAAATGCGAAGCGAGGAGCGGCGGACGTTCACCGTTGAGGCCAAAGCCCTCGCCGACGAGCAGAAGAGGATCAACCCGGACTGCTGGAAACGCAAAAGAACCAACTCt GGCTGTCAGGGAAATTAa
- the LOC130200303 gene encoding HMG box-containing protein 1-like isoform X5: protein MMDESHDLFRCEERLSSPGFPTSDSHMEYDDLPDLQEVREEAEPAAPLVYQVDVGVSHQERPPDTHWLTQLAHIATGPQSPLLRRGPLSVGAGLSSTSSNLHSYARPPPPRGHGRERRSTRKSSECGSAVSTRSSLSNEEDMGWSFSCPPTAWHCFLKGTRLRFHRGADVEWRDVEGLDSAEEDSGDEERSGSLKSYGCEGLQLVEHSETVLSGQAVLQLTFDPGAFGHAAMTARCQLDHPFYVKEKGRSRHDGGDVVERGPSFTLSPSFAFSRSGWSSFHPSLTVVHYGIPCYEMEAGDVCLPPGHRDAKHADNSPVLDTFRSYAFTPLDSSAVYVLSSMARRRRASQSSGGAASPDREPAAPGRGQHAAPRNEKRGAGTKRTLFGPAASRSPRRKPTESREAGAAGSGNAAATPTRCKRPMNAFMLFAKKFRVEYTRTSPGKDNRAISVLLGERWKKMRSEERRTFTVEAKALADEQKRINPDCWKRKRTNSGCQGN from the exons ATGATGGACGAGTCACATGACCTGTTCCGCTGTGAGGAgcgcctctcctcccccggctTCCCCACCAGTGACAGCCACATGGAATACG ACGACCTCCCAGACCTGCAGGAGGTtcgggaggaggcggagccagcgGCGCCCCTCGTCTACCAGGTGGACGTGGGCGTGTCCCACCAGGAGCGGCCTCCGGACACACACTGGCTCACCCAGCTGGCTCACATCGCCACGGGCCCTCAGAGCCCCCTGCTGCGGCGGGGGCCCCTCAGCGTTGGAGCCGGCCtctccagcaccagcagcaaTCTACATTCCTACGCCCGGCCTCCTCCCCCTAGAGGTCACGGCAGGGAGCGCCGGAGCACCAGG AAGAGCAGCGAATGCGGCTCTGCGGTGTCGACCAGATCCTCTCTGTCCAACGAGGAAGACATGGGCTGGAGCTTCTCCTGTCCACCCACGGCCTGGCACTGCTTTCttaaag GCACTCGTCTGCGTTTCCACCGCGGCGCCGACGTGGAGTGGCGGGACGTGGAGGGCCTGGACTCAGCCGAGGAAGACTCCGGCGATGAGGAGCGGTCCGGGTCTCTGAAG AGTTATGGCTGCGAGGGTCTGCAGCTGGTGGAGCATTCAGAGACCGTGCTGTCCGGTCAGGCCGTCCtccagctgacctttgaccccggcgCATTCGGCCACGCCGCCATGACGGCCCGGTGCCAGCTGGACCACCCCTTCTACGTGAAGGAGAAAGGTCGGAGCCGCCATGACGGAGGAGACGTGGTGGAACGCGGcccctctttcactctctctccatcctttgCTTTCTCCCGGTCAGGCTGGTCGTCATTTCACCCGAGCTTGACcgtggtgcattatgggatacCGTGCTACGAGATGGAGGCGGGAGACGTGTGCCTCCCGCCGGGACACAGGGACGCCAAACACGCCGACAACTCGCCGGTGCTGGACACGTTCAGGAG TTACGCCTTCACTCCTCTGGACTCCTCTGCCGTCTACGTGCTGAGCAGCATGGCGAGGCGGCGGCGCGCCTCTCAGTCCAGCGGGGGCGCCGCTTCTCCCGACAGAGAGCCGGCGGCGCCGGGCCGCGGTCAGCACGCCGCCCCGAGGAACGAGAAGAGAGGCGCGGGAACCAAGAGAACGCTCTTTGGACCCGCAGCCTCCCGCTCTCCTCGGCGCAAGCCGACCGAAAGCCGGGAAGCCGGCGCGGCGGGAAGCGGCAACGCCGCGGCCACGCCCACTCGGTGCAAGCGGCCGATGAACGCCTTCATGCTGTTCGCCAAGAAGTTCCGGGTGGAGTACACGAGGACGTCCCCGGGCAAAGACAACAG ggcgATCAGCGTCCTCCTCGGCGAGCGGTGGAAGAAAATGCGAAGCGAGGAGCGGCGGACGTTCACCGTTGAGGCCAAAGCCCTCGCCGACGAGCAGAAGAGGATCAACCCGGACTGCTGGAAACGCAAAAGAACCAACTCt GGCTGTCAGGGAAATTAa